From one Eptesicus fuscus isolate TK198812 chromosome 3, DD_ASM_mEF_20220401, whole genome shotgun sequence genomic stretch:
- the LOC129148078 gene encoding barrier-to-autointegration factor-like, with amino-acid sequence MEEKPLESLAGIGEVLGKKLEERGFDKAYVVLGQFLVLKKYEDLFQEWLKDTCCANAKQSRNCFG; translated from the coding sequence ATGGAGGAAAAGCCATTGGAGAGCCTGGCCGGGATTGGTGAAGTCCTGGGCAAGAAGCTGGAGGAAAGGGGCTTTGACAAGGCTTATGTGGTCCTTGGCCAGTTTCTGGTGCTAAAGAAATATGAAGACCTCTTCCAGGAATGGCTAAAGGACACATGTTGCGCCAATGCCAAGCAGTCCCGGAATTGCTTTGGGTGA